Proteins co-encoded in one Capsicum annuum cultivar UCD-10X-F1 chromosome 9, UCD10Xv1.1, whole genome shotgun sequence genomic window:
- the LOC107840982 gene encoding golgin candidate 1: protein MSSWLRAAEDLFEVVDKRAKSVVGENSDEQLNVQSPVPNEKGSQTKKSRHKKKPQKRRSSNEPSGPINFEREQSSEGTSQSDFASDKDKAIVLAEDSRTNPGSPSSKTSTEEKLKFSEDGASLDAPISETASNNELNHHADHVEAVEPVDVKVVSSESTGEHTGGNTSDIPGETPLLPTGDVVDTVQDKSPVDSSQSIVLLDAGSPVNFQQERSKSLTGDEPGKIDGQMKDAKTKDESNSDQKQLPENKAVNPGEKQLPERKNVNSSMKEQEQLEEAQGLLKNAASTGQSKEARLARVCAGLSSRLQEYKSENAQLEELLIAERELSKSCEARIKQLQKDLSAAKKEASKAESIMAEALAAKNAEIAALVSSTDALKKQAALSEGNLASLQANMESLMRNRELTETRMMQALREELGAAERRSEEERAAHNATKKAFMEREVELEHRALEASTALARAQRTADERTAKATELEQKVALLEVECTTLNQELQDMEARTRRGQKKSSEEANQVLQMQAWQEEVERARQGQREAESKLASLEAEMQKLRVETAAMKRDAEHYSRQEHVELEKRYRELTDLLYYKQTQLEAMASEKAAAEFQLEKEAKRLQEVQLEAERNRASRRASSSWEEDTDIKALEPLPLHHRHMTRATVQLQKAAKLLDSGAVRATRFLWRYPTARVILLFYLVFVHLFLMYLLHRLQEQADTFSSKEVAISMGLANQTLP from the exons ATGTCTTCATGGCTCAGAGCTGCTGAag atttgttTGAAGTTGTAGATAAGAGGGCAAAGAGTGTAGTCGGCGAGAATTCTGATGAGCAGCTGAATGTTCAGAGTCCAG tTCCGAATGAAAAAGGATCTCAAACAAAAAAGTCAAGGCATAAAAAGAAG CCGCAAAAACGACGCTCTTCTAATGAACCTTCAGGACCAATCAATTTTGAAAGGGAACAATCTAGCGAAGGGACATCACAGTCAGATTTTGCCTCTGATAAAGATAAAGCTATCGTACTTGCTGAAGACAGTAGGACAAATCCAGGTAGTCCTAGCAGCAAAACTAGCACCGAAGAGAAGCTAAAATTTTCTGAAGATGGTGCCTCGTTAGATGCTCCTATATCTGAAACAGCTTCTAACAATGAGTTAAATCATCATGCTGATCATGTGGAAGCGGTAGAACCTGTTGATGTAAAAGTCGTTAGTTCAGAATCTACTGGTGAGCATACAGGTGGAAACACCTCAGATATTCCTGGAGAGACTCCTCTGTTGCCTACTGGAGATGTGGTTGATACTGTGCAGGACAAGTCTCCAGTAGATTCCAGTCAAAGCATAGTTCTACTTGATGCAGGATCTCCTGTGAACTTTCAGCaggaaagatctaaatctttaaCTGGAGATGAACCTGGTAAAATTGATGGGCAGATGAAGGATGCTAAAACGAAGGATGAATCTAATTCAGACCAGAAGCAACTTCCAGAGAATAAAGCTGTTAATCCAGGCGAGAAGCAGCTTCCAGAACGTAAAAATGTTAATTCTTCCATGAAAGAACAAGAGCAACTTGAAGAG GCTCAGGGATTGCTTAAGAATGCAGCTTCTACCGGCCAATCAAAAGAAGCACGGTTAGCTCGC GTCTGTGCTGGACTTTCATCACGTCTTCAGGAGTATAAATCTGAAAATGCTCAGCTAGAGGAGCTTCTTATTGCAGAG AGGGAATTGAGTAAATCTTGCGAGGCTCGGATAAAGCAGCTTCAGAAAGATTTATCAGCAGCCAAAAAAGAGGCGTCGAAGGCGGAGTCCATTATGGCTGAGGCTCTTGCTGCAAAGAATGCTGAAATTGCGGCTCTTGTTAGTTCTACGGATGCACTTAAGAAGCAAGCTGCCCTCTCCGAAGGCAACCTGGCATCATTGCAG GCTAATATGGAGTCTTTAATGAGAAACAGGGAACTAACAGAGACAAGGATGATGCAA GCTTTAAGGGAGGAGCTGGGTGCTGCAGAGCGAAGATCAGAAGAAGAGCGTGCTGCTCATAATGCTACAAAAAAG GCTTTTATGGAAAGGGAGGTGGAACTGGAGCACCGAGCTTTAGAGGCATCCACAGCCTTGGCTAGGGCGCAG AGAACAGCTGATGAAAGAACTGCAAAGGCAACAGAGCTTGAGCAGAAGGTGGCACTGCTTGAG GTTGAATGTACAACTCTAAATCAAGAACTGCAGGACATGGAAGCTCGTACGCGCCGTGGACAAAAGAAGTCCTCAGAAGAGGCCAATCAAGTGCTTCAG ATGCAGGCATGGCAAGAAGAAGTGGAGCGTGCACGCCAAGGTCAGAGGGAGGCTGAAAGCAAGCTTGCTTCTTTGGAG GCTGAAATGCAAAAGTTAAGAGTTGAAACGGCTGCCATGAAAAGGGATGCTGAACATTACTCTCGCCAG GAGCATGTGGAACTTGAAAAGCGGTATCGTGAATTAACTGATCTATTG TATTACAAGCAAACACAGCTTGAAGCCATGGCCAGTGAAAAAGCTGCAGCTGAGTTTCAGTTGGAGAAAGAAGCAAAGCGTCTTCAGGAAGTGCAG TTGGAAGCTGAAAGAAACAGAGCTTCTCGTCGAGCATCATCCTCGTGGGAGGAAGACACTGACATCAAAGCACTTGA GCCTCTCCCTTTGCATCACCGTCACATGACAAGGGCAACAGTACAG TTACAGAAGGCCGCGAAGCTTCTGGATTCCGGGGCTGTCAGGGCAACACGATTTCTCTGGCGATATCCTACTGCTCGGGTTATCTTGCTTTTTTATCTG GTATTTGTCCATTTATTCTTGATGTATCTCCTGCATCGCCTTCAG GAACAAGCTGATACTTTTTCATCCAAAGAAGTTGCAATATCAATGGGGCTCGCCAACCAAACCTTACCATAA
- the LOC107840981 gene encoding LRR receptor-like serine/threonine-protein kinase EFR — MEKFYYWYANIPALLVLTFLTVWLSSVRAFTNINTDESALIAFRSHITSDPDHLLTKNWTRSSNRSSICYWIGILCSSDDDYHRVMSLNVSGFRLSGTIAPEIGNLTFLTSLDISNNNFSGLMPSELGHLRRLQEINVGINSLNGDIPTWFGKLPKLENIFMNENKFSGAIPSVLGNITKLKRLVLAYNTLHGNIPKEIGNLTMLVEVDWKYNMLTGSIPSEMFNISSLQFIDITGNSLTGELPPDICNDHRLVKLQGIFLSLNQLHGRIPSKFHLCQELQDLSLSFNQFNGKIPDEIGYITKLKTLYLGVNNLIGGIPESLSNLTYLEMLSLKGSTLTGQIPHSLFNMSNLKQLDLGNNSLSGSMPSSSSRCNLPLLEGLFLNANQITGEIPANIFRCKRLQVLQLTGNMLKGSISEDIRNLTFLQYLTLGDNNFTGKLPAEIGSINLKHLSVHGNHLSGVIPSKVFNISTLQSLDLNRNWLTGTLSSRLGLQLPNLEQLYLGENKLTGSIPSSISNASQLAIIYLSSNSFTGTIPNLGNLRLLKRLLLGGNNLTGETSKGELKFLSSLTNCRHLEYIEVSLNQLKGVLPTSLGNLSASLQLFKAFGCKIRGTIPVGIGNLTSLTGIYLDSNELTGAIPNTIGKLRNLERIYLEYNRLEGHIPSDICQLSKLGDIYASDNMIRGAIPACFGEMKSLQRVYLDSNNLTSTLPLNFWNLNGLVGLNLSTNSLKGYLPSEISNLKAATDVDLSWNQFSGKIPSSIGSAQSIVYLSLAHNELGGRIPESLSNLISLETLDLSSNILSGRIPKSLEAMRYLRHFNVSVNELEGEIPSGGCFANFSAESFRKNHELCGVPRLQVPPCRTKHSNSKSVSSLIKYVLPPLLSIILIVIIILIVIRKRNQYVKMKTEESQRAAILSPIAFLRNVTYLELVRATNSFSEANLLGKGSFGSVYRGELDDGTDVAVKVFNSLSEGATKSFYAECKILSSIRHRNLTKILSCCSTAEVKAIVLDYMPNENLDRWLYSQDRRLSMLQRLNIAIDIASALEYLHCGLTTPIVHCDLKPNNILLDKDMTAHLCDFGIAKIFEQDMHMAQTKTLATIGYMAPEYGTHGIVSTSGDIYSYGIILLEMFTGKKPTDDMFGEAMNLKCYMSESLRRKSLMEVLDCDVKRDLEQFSEVVVQQFVSSVFCLALECLKDCPEDRMSINDIVDGLRKAKIEYLAIRGKVEKVV; from the exons TGTCTTTAAACGTATCAGGATTCAGACTCTCAGGCACAATTGCTCCTGAAATAGGAAACCTGACATTCCTCACAtcgttagatatcagtaacaacAACTTCAGTGGCTTGATGCCTAGTGAGTTAGGTCATTTACGACGCTTACAAGAGATAAACGTAGGAATTAACAGTCTAAACGGAGACATTCCAACCTGGTTTGGAAAGTTACCAAAGCTCGAGAACATTTTTATGAACGAAAACAAGTTCAGTGGTGCTATTCCATCGGTTTTAGGCAACATCACAAAGCTGAAGAGATTGGTACTTGCGTACAATACGTTACATGGAAACATCCCAAAAGAGATAGGAAATCTTACCATGTTAGTAGAAGTTGACTGGAAATATAACATGCTTACAGGATCTATACCGTCTGAAATGTTCAACATATCCTCCTTGCAATTCATCGATATCACTGGTAATAGTTTGACAGGTGAACTACCACCGGATATCTGCAATGATCATCGTCTTGTTAAGCTTCAAGGGATATTTTTATCGTTGAATCAGCTTCATGGACGAATCCCATCAAAGTTTCATCTTTGCCAGGAACTCCAGGATTTGTCCTTGTCTTTCAATCAATTCAATGGAAAAATCCCAGATGAAATTGGGTACATAACCAAGCTCAAGACACTATATCTCGGGGTAAACAATTTGATAG GTGGAATTCCTGAAAGTTTGAGTAACCTTACATATTTGGAGATGCTAAGCTTAAAAGGTAGTACCCTGACAGGTCAAATTCCACATTCACTCTTCAACATGTCCAACTTAAAGCAACTCGATCTCGGGAACAACAGCCTGTCGGGAAGCATGCCATCCTCGAGCAGTCGATGTAATCTTCCTCTCCTTGAAGGGCTCTTTCTCAACGCAAATCAGATAACCGGTGAAATCCCCGCAAACATATTCAGATGCAAACGGCTTCAAGTCCTACAACTAACAGGCAATATGCTTAAAGGCAGCATTTCAGAAGATATTCGGAACCTTACTTTCCTTCAGTATCTGACTTTAGGGGACAACAACTTTACAG GGAAATTACCAGCTGAGATAGGGAGCATAAATCTGAAGCATCTTTCCGTCCACGGAAATCACTTGTCAGGTGTCATTCCATCGAAAGTATTCAACATATCGACTTTGCAGAGTCTGGACCTAAATAGGAACTGGCTGACTGGAACTCTGTCGTCACGCTTGGGACTTCAGTTACCAAATCTGGAACAGCTTTATTTAGGTGAGAATAAGCTTACAGGATCAATTCCGAGCTCTATCTCTAATGCGTCACAGCTTGCTATTATATACCTGTCCAGCAACTCGTTCACTGGCACGATACCCAACCTTGGCAATTTAAGACTTTTGAAGAGGCTATTACTAGGAGGGAATAACCTTACAGGAGAAACATCGAAAGGAGAATTGAAATTCTTGTCCTCGTTAACTAATTGTCGACATTTGGAATACATAGAAGTGTCTTTAAATCAGTTAAAAGGTGTTCTTCCAACTTCATTAGGGAATCTCTCTGCTAGCCTTCAATTGTTTAAAGCATTTGGATGCAAAATCCGGGGGACTATACCTGTCGGAATTGGAAACTTGACAAGCTTGACCGGTATATATTTGGATAGCAATGAGTTGACTGGAGCTATCCCTAACACAATTGGAAAGTTAAGAAATCTCGAACGCATATATCTGGAATACAATAGGCTGGAGGGACATATCCCGAGTGATATTTGCCAGTTAAGTAAGCTAGGAGACATCTACGCAAGTGATAACATGATCCGTGGAGCCATACCAGCTTGTTTTGGTGAAATGAAATCACTACAGAGAGTTTACTTGGATTCGAACAATTTGACATCTACCTTACCGTTGAACTTTTGGAACCTGAATGGCCTCGTAGGTTTAAACTTATCCACGAACTCTTTGAAGGGCTATTTACCATCGGAGATCTCTAATCTGAAGGCTGCAACAGATGTGGACTTATCATGGAATCAATTTTCAGGAAAAATCCCAAGCTCAATAGGCAGTGCTCAATCAATAGTTTACCTTTCTTTGGCACACAATGAATTGGGAGGTCGTATTCCTGAATCATTGAGCAACTTGATAAGCTTAGAGACATTAGATCTGTCGTCTAACATATTGTCAGGAAGGATTCCCAAGTCTCTCGAGGCAATGAGGTATCTCCGACACTTCAATGTCTCCGTGAATGAATTGGAAGGAGAAATTCCATCAGGTGGATGTTTTGCGAACTTCAGCGCTGAATCTTTTAGGAAAAATCACGAGCTGTGTGGAGTACCTCGGCTGCAAGTTCCACCCTGCAGGACAAAACATTCCAACTCGAAAAGTGTTTCATCTTTGATTAAATATGTCTTGCCTCCTCTCTTGTCGATAATTCTCATAGTGATCATTATACTTATAGTGATAAGGAAACGGAACCAATATGTAAAGATGAAAACGGAGGAATCACAACGTGCTGCAATTCTTTCACCTATTGCATTCTTGAGAAATGTTACATATCTTGAACTTGTGCGAGCAACAAATTCATTTTCTGAAGCCAATCTACTAGGAAAGGGAAGTTTCGGTTCAGTTTATCGAGGAGAACTTGATGATGGAACAGATGTAGCAGTAAAAGTTTTTAACTCACTATCAGAAGGAGCAACCAAGAGTTTCTACGCTGAATGCAAGATATTGAGCAGCATTCGTCATCGGAACCTTACAAAAATCCTCAGCTGTTGTAGTACTGCAGAAGTCAAAGCCATTGTATTAGATTACATGCCAAATGAGAATCTAGATAGGTGGTTGTATTCCCAAGATCGTCGTTTAAGTATGCTTCAGAGATTGAACATAGCAATAGATATTGCCTCAGCTTTAGAGTATCTTCATTGTGGTCTAACAACACCGATTGTACACTGTGACCTGAAGCCGAACAACATCCTATTAGATAAAGATATGACTGCACATCTTTGCGATTTTGGAATCGCAAAGATTTTTGAGCAAGACATGCATATGGCTCAAACCAAGACATTGGCCACCATTGGATATATGGCACCAG AATATGGAACTCATGGGATAGTTTCAACAAGTGGAGATATCTACAGCTATGGCATTATATTGTTGGAAATGTTTACGGGGAAAAAACCGACTGATGATATGTTCGGGGAAGCAATGAACTTGAAATGTTACATGAGCGAAAGCTTACGTAGAAAATCCTTAATGGAAGTCCTGGATTGTGATGTGAAGAGAGATTTAGAGCAGTTTTCTGAAGTAGTAGTACAACAGTTTGTGTCATCTGTGTTTTGTTTGGCATTGGAATGTTTGAAAGATTGTCCTGAAGACAGAATGAGCATAAATGATATTGTGGATGGTCTTAGAAAAGCTAAAATTGAATATTTAGCTATTAGAGGAAAGGTAGAAAAGGTGGTGTAG